One genomic region from Spirulina subsalsa PCC 9445 encodes:
- a CDS encoding HetZ-related protein 2 — protein MQTVQQGLKERKSMNGLVEELQQTWDQYLRVDCPDLSETRRNSIVRWLLGEDLTRWEGLDARQEQIAKQAMEYRYRILQQRYLGVPPSRAYGNLINRLGSLVVLRNKIRTWVALSRDRKRAVADVLQEVIQEMLNSDRYIQSAIAWIGECTEDKVLRNTLLLTSVEEYCMRPIRNQPLLVYRFVNYLRRSQRGGMTQIPQSERIKMISEEIAVDETDSPVSLLDTEAVTSYQEQQDWEEQQLLRQTVQDEFEQYLREKVEPLAVSWLRLYLQGCSQDAIAQQLNLPVKQVYRLREKVSYHAVKIFALKSRPELVANWLQISLKEHNLGLTPTQWEQFWQGLTPLQQDILGQLKEGQVIDAIAKTLKLKKSQVMSEWTKTYQIAQELRGESGVGNR, from the coding sequence ATGCAAACTGTCCAGCAGGGGTTAAAGGAAAGAAAGAGCATGAATGGATTAGTCGAGGAACTCCAGCAGACGTGGGATCAGTATTTAAGGGTGGATTGTCCGGATCTGAGTGAAACTCGCCGAAACAGTATTGTTCGTTGGTTGTTGGGTGAGGATTTGACGCGCTGGGAAGGGTTGGATGCTCGGCAGGAACAGATTGCGAAACAGGCAATGGAGTATCGCTACCGTATTTTGCAGCAACGTTATTTAGGGGTGCCACCGAGTCGGGCCTATGGCAATTTGATCAATCGTTTGGGGTCTTTGGTGGTGCTGCGTAATAAGATCCGGACTTGGGTGGCGTTAAGTCGCGATCGCAAGCGGGCGGTGGCGGATGTGTTACAAGAGGTGATTCAGGAAATGTTAAACAGCGATCGCTATATTCAATCGGCGATCGCTTGGATTGGAGAATGTACTGAGGATAAGGTTTTACGCAACACATTACTTCTAACCTCCGTTGAGGAATACTGTATGCGTCCCATTCGCAATCAGCCCCTATTGGTCTATCGTTTTGTCAATTATCTCCGACGTTCTCAACGGGGGGGCATGACTCAGATTCCCCAAAGCGAACGGATTAAAATGATCTCTGAAGAAATTGCCGTAGATGAAACCGATTCTCCGGTGAGTCTGTTGGATACGGAAGCAGTGACAAGCTATCAAGAACAACAGGACTGGGAAGAGCAGCAATTACTGCGTCAGACGGTACAGGATGAGTTTGAGCAGTATTTACGGGAAAAAGTCGAACCTCTGGCGGTGTCTTGGCTACGGTTGTATCTACAAGGCTGTTCTCAAGATGCGATCGCCCAACAGTTAAATCTCCCCGTCAAACAGGTTTACCGTCTCCGGGAAAAGGTCAGTTACCATGCCGTAAAAATCTTCGCCCTCAAGAGTCGGCCCGAATTAGTGGCCAATTGGCTACAAATTTCCCTCAAGGAGCATAATCTAGGCTTAACTCCCACCCAATGGGAGCAGTTTTGGCAAGGTCTGACTCCTCTGCAACAAGACATCCTCGGTCAGTTAAAGGAAGGTCAGGTGATTGATGCGATCGCCAAAACCCTCAAGCTCAAAAAATCTCAAGTTATGTCCGAGTGGACTAAAACTTACCAAATCGCCCAAGAATTAAGAGGAGAATCGGGAGTCGGGAATAGGTAA
- a CDS encoding CAAD domain-containing protein codes for MEESNVKTADTTQTPDIKTEPSGAISTTPSATPPLSDQPWQEWLEPVLEFLAKLPDYLGKFFSDYKQPLITVGLIVAGIISVKLTLALLSAINDVPLLAPIFELVGIGYTAWFVYRYLLQSSTRSELLTEFNTLKSEILGTGSKEG; via the coding sequence ATGGAAGAATCCAACGTAAAAACCGCCGACACCACACAAACCCCTGATATCAAGACGGAACCCTCTGGTGCGATCTCGACAACCCCCTCGGCCACTCCCCCCCTGAGTGATCAGCCTTGGCAGGAATGGTTAGAGCCTGTTTTAGAGTTTTTAGCCAAGTTACCGGACTACTTGGGTAAGTTTTTCTCAGACTATAAGCAACCCCTGATTACGGTGGGTTTGATTGTGGCGGGTATTATTTCGGTGAAATTAACCCTCGCGCTGTTGTCTGCTATTAATGATGTCCCCCTGTTGGCTCCCATTTTTGAATTAGTGGGGATTGGATACACGGCTTGGTTTGTGTATCGGTATCTGTTGCAGTCCTCCACTCGTTCTGAGTTACTCACGGAATTTAATACGCTCAAATCTGAGATTTTAGGAACTGGCTCTAAAGAGGGTTAA
- a CDS encoding GAF domain-containing protein, whose protein sequence is MTAASPDPNQPQSHDPNQVSNRHPDHTPAAGTSTGESVNPEILHDQHSSSHPSTNRKFQPTGPTIDIDVTPEEEPAPASQTSKFDRSIQNNSTTIDINPTPDPNTPENSPPSNGNGSSSALVAAQGTFSNFLAPLNKETFQKVVMDVEEKLKVVNQTLSLLDSVLDSEGFDAILDEMLRSITLKTGELLGADRTTIYLLDDDQDELWSIVAKGDDGKPIEIRIPVGKGIAGEVAQLREVINIPYDFYDDPRSVAAKEFDKRNNYRTYSMLALPLLTDEGELVAVVQLINKLEPDHAPTADLEHRISHTGFTENDLEVFANFAPSIRLILESSRSFYKATQKQRAANALIEATNSLSRGNLDLDTTLRTVMDAAKKLMNADRSTLWLIDREKNDIWTKIPLDNGTLLEIRIPIGVGYAGRVAETGEVLNIGFDLYNHPESEKSKETDQRTGYRTCSLLCMPVYNSDGELIGVTQLINKIKQGDYPPYNSEDWPEPPERWKASFNRSDQEFMKAFNIQAGVALQNATLFARVQQQEQMQRDILRSLTNGVISTDKNGVIIAANEKARELLGFDDRNPLEGKPMNALVEIKGKDVVEKGEVAKKGEFSEWFNRALHPKDDKDREQYYPDQTIISAAGEEHSVNLSINSISDAADEDNVYGALVVMDDISDEKRLKSTMYRYMNQELAEQLLEKGELELGGERREVSVLFSDIRSYTTLTEKLQAEEVVSMLNEYFESMVEAIFAHKGILDKYIGDAIMAVFGTPFPLQDHAWKAVQSSLDMRYRLADFNEKRVAERKDPIRIGIGINSDYVISGNIGSSKRMEFTAIGDGVNLSSRLEGASKQYGCDIVISENTFKQCSDKVIVRELDCIRVKGKTTPVGVYELVEQVNAKLPYEKEQTIELYNRGRELYLKRNFALALGHFATILEVNGGDKAAGLHIERCRHFLEVPPDDDWDGVFTMTTK, encoded by the coding sequence ATGACTGCTGCATCTCCTGACCCCAACCAACCCCAATCCCATGACCCGAATCAGGTTTCCAATCGCCATCCTGATCACACTCCCGCAGCAGGTACATCTACGGGAGAATCGGTTAATCCTGAAATCCTACACGACCAGCACTCCTCTTCTCATCCCAGCACAAACCGCAAATTTCAGCCCACCGGACCCACCATTGATATTGACGTAACCCCAGAAGAAGAACCAGCCCCCGCTAGCCAAACCTCTAAATTTGACAGGTCAATTCAGAATAATAGCACCACCATTGATATTAACCCCACCCCAGACCCTAACACCCCCGAGAACAGCCCCCCCAGCAACGGCAATGGGTCATCCTCTGCCCTAGTTGCCGCTCAAGGCACCTTCTCCAACTTCCTCGCCCCCCTGAATAAAGAAACCTTCCAAAAGGTGGTGATGGATGTTGAAGAAAAACTTAAGGTCGTCAATCAAACCCTCTCCCTCCTCGACAGCGTATTAGATAGCGAAGGGTTTGATGCCATCCTGGACGAAATGTTGCGCTCCATCACCCTCAAAACCGGGGAACTCCTCGGAGCCGACCGCACCACCATCTACCTCCTAGATGATGATCAAGATGAACTCTGGTCGATTGTCGCCAAAGGAGACGACGGAAAACCCATTGAAATCCGGATTCCCGTCGGAAAAGGCATTGCCGGGGAAGTTGCCCAATTGCGGGAAGTGATCAATATCCCCTACGATTTTTATGATGATCCCCGCTCGGTCGCCGCCAAGGAATTTGACAAGCGCAACAACTACCGGACTTATAGTATGTTAGCCCTGCCCCTTCTAACCGACGAAGGGGAACTGGTCGCCGTGGTGCAACTGATTAATAAACTAGAACCCGATCATGCTCCCACCGCCGATCTAGAACATCGGATCTCCCATACAGGATTTACAGAGAATGACCTAGAAGTATTTGCCAACTTTGCCCCCTCCATCCGCTTAATTCTAGAATCTTCCCGCTCCTTCTATAAAGCTACCCAAAAACAACGGGCGGCCAATGCGTTGATTGAAGCCACCAACTCCCTCAGTCGGGGCAATTTAGACCTAGACACCACCCTACGGACGGTGATGGATGCGGCGAAAAAACTCATGAACGCTGACCGTAGCACCCTCTGGCTCATTGACCGCGAGAAAAACGACATCTGGACGAAAATTCCCCTTGATAACGGCACCCTGCTAGAAATTCGGATTCCCATTGGTGTGGGGTATGCTGGACGAGTGGCAGAAACCGGGGAAGTTCTCAATATTGGTTTTGACCTCTACAATCATCCGGAGTCGGAAAAATCCAAGGAAACGGATCAAAGAACAGGATATCGGACTTGTAGCTTGCTTTGTATGCCCGTTTATAACTCCGATGGCGAGTTAATCGGGGTGACGCAGTTAATCAACAAAATTAAACAAGGGGATTATCCCCCTTATAATTCCGAAGATTGGCCAGAACCTCCCGAACGCTGGAAAGCGAGTTTTAACCGCAGTGATCAGGAGTTCATGAAGGCCTTTAATATTCAGGCCGGGGTGGCGTTACAAAATGCGACCTTATTTGCCCGAGTGCAGCAACAAGAGCAAATGCAGCGCGATATTTTGCGCAGCTTAACTAATGGTGTGATTTCCACGGATAAAAATGGGGTGATTATTGCGGCCAATGAAAAAGCGCGGGAATTGTTAGGGTTTGATGATAGAAACCCCCTCGAAGGAAAGCCTATGAATGCCTTAGTGGAGATTAAAGGTAAAGATGTTGTTGAGAAGGGAGAGGTGGCCAAAAAAGGCGAGTTTTCTGAGTGGTTTAACCGGGCTTTACATCCGAAAGATGATAAAGATCGAGAACAGTACTATCCCGATCAAACCATTATTTCGGCGGCCGGAGAGGAACATTCTGTTAATCTTTCTATTAACTCGATTAGTGATGCCGCCGATGAAGATAATGTCTATGGCGCGTTGGTGGTCATGGATGATATTAGTGATGAAAAGCGGCTAAAAAGCACGATGTACCGCTATATGAACCAAGAATTAGCGGAACAGTTATTAGAAAAAGGGGAATTAGAACTCGGGGGAGAACGCCGGGAAGTGTCGGTTTTATTCTCAGATATTCGCAGCTACACCACATTAACGGAAAAATTGCAAGCTGAAGAAGTGGTCAGTATGCTGAATGAATATTTTGAGTCCATGGTTGAGGCCATTTTTGCCCATAAAGGAATTCTGGATAAGTATATTGGGGATGCCATCATGGCGGTATTTGGGACACCGTTCCCGTTACAAGATCATGCTTGGAAAGCGGTTCAAAGTTCCTTGGATATGCGCTATCGTTTGGCAGATTTTAATGAAAAACGAGTGGCAGAACGGAAAGATCCCATTCGGATTGGGATCGGGATTAATTCTGACTATGTGATTAGTGGAAATATTGGTTCTAGTAAACGGATGGAGTTTACAGCGATTGGGGATGGGGTGAATTTGAGTTCCCGGTTAGAAGGGGCGAGTAAACAATATGGTTGCGACATTGTAATTAGTGAAAATACCTTTAAACAATGTTCAGATAAGGTGATTGTGCGGGAGTTAGATTGTATTCGGGTGAAGGGGAAAACTACACCTGTGGGGGTTTATGAGTTGGTGGAACAGGTGAATGCTAAATTACCCTATGAGAAGGAACAAACCATTGAGTTATATAACCGGGGACGGGAACTTTATTTGAAGCGCAATTTTGCCCTCGCCCTAGGTCATTTTGCCACAATTTTAGAGGTGAATGGAGGAGATAAGGCGGCGGGTTTACATATTGAACGCTGTCGCCATTTCTTGGAAGTTCCCCCAGATGATGATTGGGATGGGGTGTTTACCATGACGACTAAATAA
- a CDS encoding iron uptake porin, with translation MSKNIRKALLAGPATFGALLAVAGNAVASPISTNDTDFVSASDLLQQIDSYSSEGSATLGQAGFTGASQFSDVSPGDWAFQALDDLVRRYGCLAGYPDGTFRGNRALSRYEFAAGLNACLQQIERIIAETTADFVTREDLEVLRRLLQEFEAELVTLGTRVDNLESRTAFLEDNQFSTTTKLVGEAIFNLDIPFGKRANPTFLSHDLGAFPFAPGAIGNNGVVIDGDTVFTDAAGNIVGTHVGFGEPPAQRDLDSNLAFSYRARLNFDTSFFGTDRLRTRLQARNNLNLSSVENLGTDMLSPNNYGNSNNQVQLSKLWYYFPLGRNIRFHVGAQGMDIDDILDSASTNPYAIDGLPLGLAYNTAFYDTQGAGRAAIGANIKFSDRIGLDIGYFAGNANEPTRGLFGGSYALPVQLNFNFDRFNFALGYSRTYAPSGDVFLSGVGDRSAAPFGQNATSGNHYHLAASFDISRRVNLSGWFGYTSATGEATRAALVKGRNADIWNWGVNLAFPDLGKDGAVLVAGFSQLPYASHIQNRPNVRNASYLGNLEYRFPVNDNIEIAPGLFTVLNPQGDARNSAIWGALLRTTFRF, from the coding sequence ATGTCTAAAAATATTAGAAAGGCTTTGTTAGCTGGACCCGCTACCTTCGGCGCGCTGCTAGCCGTTGCAGGTAACGCAGTCGCCAGTCCCATTTCCACGAACGACACTGATTTCGTGTCCGCTAGCGACCTGCTCCAGCAAATTGATAGCTATAGCTCTGAAGGGAGCGCCACCTTGGGTCAAGCCGGATTTACCGGAGCTTCCCAGTTTAGTGATGTTTCCCCCGGGGACTGGGCATTCCAAGCGTTAGATGACCTCGTGCGTCGCTACGGCTGTTTAGCGGGTTATCCCGACGGAACATTCCGGGGCAACCGTGCCTTAAGCCGTTATGAGTTCGCAGCCGGTTTAAACGCGTGTTTACAACAAATTGAGCGCATCATTGCTGAAACCACGGCCGATTTTGTGACTCGCGAAGATTTAGAAGTGCTTCGCCGTCTGCTGCAAGAATTTGAAGCAGAATTAGTCACCTTAGGAACTCGCGTTGATAATCTGGAATCCCGCACCGCTTTCTTAGAAGACAACCAGTTCTCTACTACCACCAAATTAGTTGGGGAAGCTATCTTTAACTTAGATATTCCCTTCGGGAAACGGGCGAACCCCACATTCTTAAGCCATGACTTGGGAGCTTTTCCTTTTGCTCCAGGAGCCATTGGCAACAACGGCGTTGTGATTGATGGGGATACTGTATTCACCGATGCCGCCGGAAATATTGTGGGAACTCATGTTGGTTTCGGCGAGCCTCCTGCTCAACGGGATCTTGACAGCAACCTCGCTTTCTCCTACCGAGCGCGTTTAAACTTTGATACCAGCTTCTTCGGGACTGACCGCTTGCGCACCCGTCTCCAAGCTCGGAACAACCTGAACCTGTCTAGTGTAGAGAACTTGGGGACGGATATGCTCTCCCCCAACAACTACGGGAACAGTAACAACCAGGTTCAACTAAGCAAGTTGTGGTACTACTTCCCCTTGGGTCGTAATATCCGCTTCCACGTTGGGGCGCAAGGGATGGATATTGATGACATCCTTGACTCCGCTTCCACTAACCCCTACGCCATTGATGGCTTACCCTTGGGTTTAGCCTACAACACGGCTTTCTATGATACCCAAGGGGCTGGACGGGCTGCAATTGGGGCTAATATCAAGTTTAGCGATCGCATTGGTTTAGATATCGGTTACTTTGCGGGCAACGCCAACGAACCCACTCGCGGGCTATTTGGTGGGTCTTATGCCTTACCCGTTCAGTTGAACTTTAACTTCGACCGATTCAACTTTGCGTTAGGCTACTCCCGGACTTATGCTCCTAGCGGAGATGTGTTCTTATCGGGTGTAGGCGATCGCTCCGCCGCTCCCTTTGGTCAAAACGCCACCTCTGGCAACCACTACCACCTCGCCGCTAGCTTCGACATCAGTCGCCGGGTGAACCTGAGCGGTTGGTTTGGTTACACCAGTGCTACTGGTGAAGCAACCCGCGCCGCTTTAGTGAAAGGTCGCAACGCCGACATCTGGAACTGGGGTGTGAACTTAGCCTTCCCCGACTTAGGGAAAGATGGGGCCGTGTTAGTTGCTGGTTTCAGCCAACTGCCCTACGCCAGCCACATCCAAAACCGTCCTAACGTGCGCAACGCTTCCTACTTAGGAAACTTAGAGTATCGCTTCCCCGTGAACGATAACATCGAAATCGCTCCTGGTCTGTTCACCGTGTTAAACCCTCAAGGGGATGCTCGGAACAGTGCCATTTGGGGGGCTTTACTCCGCACAACCTTCAGATTCTAA